From Desulfuromonas soudanensis, the proteins below share one genomic window:
- a CDS encoding molybdopterin-dependent oxidoreductase produces MVNLTIDGKQVTVSKSATIYEAACEGGIHIPVLCYAKKLLPYGACRVCLVEVEQMKGRLIPSCTTPATEGMVVTTKSPEINKVRKTVLEFLLVNHVVDCPVCDKGGECDLQDLTYEYEVSTNRFEGVKFDLPKDEVNPLIERNMNRCVLCGKCARVCDEIVGYGSYSFINRGFETKIATAFDRGLNCEFCGQCVSMCPVGAILPRPFKFKARPWQIKEVDSVCGYCGNGCTLTLGVLNDRVETIRFNDKTGVNDGNLCIRGRFGYSYVNSEERLKKPLLRKDGQLVEVEWPEAIEAVAKGFETARSQGGLGIISGARLTNEELYLLKNLSKVAGTANLDHSGGECYKGVTEGLKATLGLTSSTATFPQVENCDVILAIRSDFYETHPVFGMVVNQAVKRHEAQLLVVADKKGKFGKLPHAKTLLSRPGHEVSVLNGMAQVLLSEGLAVTEGVQGLDELKASLAQFTPEAVAASTGVDAESIRQAARKLAGAKKSAILLAYGLPYTANSRELGIAAANLAILSGNAGKDGCGLYLCGEKANSQGAIDLGILPGKEGLGASAMLEAATAGKLSALYVVGEDLLGAYPDRDRVAKALTAVPFLVVQDLFLSATAAQADVVLPAASFAEKDGTFTNAERRIQKLHTAIPSPGEAKTDLAIFSMLASRLGSTLSYTGPGAVFAELAAVTPGYAGINYNTIGPQGVVWGGEILAPAFKKVVPVSGAAVAAGTFQFITGSALYHSGTVSTRAQGPNAVVSEAYLELGREDAAALKVSEGDLVTVKGNGVELRLKAKVDTRLPKGVVFAPYHFAEAGINRLYKGEAAVAVEVQK; encoded by the coding sequence ATGGTAAATCTTACGATTGACGGAAAACAGGTCACGGTAAGCAAGTCAGCCACCATTTACGAGGCTGCCTGCGAAGGGGGGATCCACATCCCCGTTCTCTGCTACGCCAAGAAGCTCCTCCCCTACGGGGCTTGCCGCGTCTGTCTGGTCGAGGTCGAGCAGATGAAAGGGCGCCTCATCCCTTCCTGCACCACCCCGGCCACCGAAGGGATGGTGGTGACCACCAAGTCCCCGGAAATCAACAAGGTTCGCAAGACCGTTCTTGAGTTCCTTCTCGTCAACCATGTGGTCGACTGCCCGGTCTGCGACAAGGGGGGGGAGTGTGACCTGCAAGATCTGACCTATGAATACGAAGTCAGCACCAATCGGTTCGAAGGGGTCAAGTTCGACCTCCCCAAGGATGAGGTCAACCCCCTGATCGAGCGCAACATGAACCGCTGCGTCCTCTGCGGCAAGTGCGCCCGGGTCTGCGATGAAATTGTCGGTTACGGCTCCTATTCATTCATCAATCGCGGTTTCGAGACCAAGATCGCCACGGCCTTCGACCGCGGACTCAACTGCGAGTTCTGCGGCCAATGCGTTTCCATGTGCCCCGTCGGCGCCATCCTGCCGCGCCCCTTCAAGTTCAAGGCCCGCCCCTGGCAGATCAAGGAAGTCGACTCGGTCTGCGGCTATTGCGGCAACGGCTGCACCCTGACCCTCGGTGTCCTCAACGACAGGGTCGAGACCATCCGCTTCAACGACAAGACCGGCGTTAATGACGGCAACCTCTGCATCCGCGGCCGTTTCGGCTATTCCTATGTGAACAGCGAAGAACGGTTGAAAAAGCCGCTGCTGCGCAAGGACGGACAGCTGGTCGAGGTCGAGTGGCCCGAGGCCATCGAGGCCGTGGCCAAGGGTTTCGAGACGGCCCGTTCCCAGGGCGGACTCGGGATCATCTCCGGCGCACGTCTCACCAACGAGGAACTTTACCTCCTCAAAAACCTTTCGAAAGTCGCCGGAACCGCCAATCTCGATCATTCCGGCGGCGAATGCTATAAAGGGGTCACCGAAGGGCTCAAGGCCACTCTCGGTCTGACTTCCTCCACCGCGACCTTCCCCCAGGTCGAAAATTGCGACGTGATCCTGGCGATTCGTTCCGATTTCTACGAGACCCATCCGGTTTTCGGCATGGTGGTCAATCAGGCGGTGAAACGCCACGAGGCCCAGCTTCTCGTCGTCGCCGACAAGAAGGGGAAGTTCGGCAAACTCCCCCATGCCAAGACCCTCCTTTCCCGCCCGGGGCACGAAGTGTCCGTCCTCAACGGCATGGCCCAGGTCCTGCTCAGCGAAGGTCTGGCCGTCACGGAAGGGGTCCAGGGACTGGACGAACTCAAGGCCTCCCTGGCCCAGTTCACCCCCGAAGCGGTCGCCGCCTCCACCGGCGTCGACGCCGAGTCGATCCGCCAGGCCGCCCGGAAGCTCGCCGGGGCCAAAAAGAGCGCGATTCTTCTCGCCTATGGCCTCCCCTATACGGCCAACAGCCGTGAACTGGGAATCGCTGCGGCCAACCTCGCCATCCTCTCCGGCAACGCCGGCAAGGACGGGTGTGGGCTCTATCTCTGCGGTGAAAAGGCCAACAGCCAGGGAGCCATCGACCTCGGCATCCTCCCTGGCAAGGAGGGGCTCGGTGCTTCGGCGATGCTCGAAGCCGCCACGGCGGGCAAGCTCTCTGCCCTCTACGTCGTCGGCGAGGACCTCCTCGGCGCCTATCCCGACCGGGACCGGGTGGCCAAGGCTCTGACGGCCGTCCCCTTCCTGGTGGTTCAGGACCTCTTCCTTTCCGCCACCGCCGCGCAGGCCGATGTCGTTCTCCCGGCGGCCTCCTTTGCGGAAAAGGACGGGACCTTTACCAATGCCGAACGGCGGATTCAGAAGCTGCACACCGCCATCCCGAGTCCCGGAGAGGCCAAGACCGACCTGGCGATCTTCTCCATGCTCGCCTCCCGTCTCGGCAGCACCCTCAGCTACACCGGCCCCGGCGCCGTCTTTGCCGAGCTGGCCGCCGTCACCCCCGGCTATGCAGGAATCAATTACAACACCATCGGACCCCAGGGAGTCGTCTGGGGCGGCGAGATCCTGGCGCCGGCCTTCAAGAAGGTCGTGCCGGTTTCCGGTGCCGCCGTCGCCGCGGGGACCTTCCAGTTCATAACCGGCAGCGCCCTTTACCACAGTGGCACCGTATCGACCCGTGCCCAGGGGCCCAACGCCGTCGTCTCCGAAGCCTATCTCGAGCTCGGCCGCGAGGATGCCGCCGCACTCAAGGTGAGCGAGGGAGACCTAGTGACCGTCAAGGGGAACGGCGTCGAACTCAGGCTCAAAGCCAAGGTCGACACCCGGCTCCCCAAAGGGGTGGTCTTTGCGCCCTACCACTTTGCCGAGGCCGGAATCAACCGGCTCTACAAGGGGGAGGCGGCTGTGGCCGTCGAAGTGCAGAAGTAG
- a CDS encoding tetratricopeptide repeat protein, which yields MDCPKCQAAVSQRARFCDQCGTNLVNNAEFLHQKALDHYHRGLIDEAVTLWDQSVSLDPGFSKGFYYKGLALYDRGELQAAVDSFKTALAGEKEPFRVYFKLGLAQYGLGDLAGSIESFQKAIEINPGSAETHYRLGLSFLRRSDLDLALQALEGAIRINPEYTRALYTIGMVLSQKGEYQQAISQFRKVEEISPSYTAARFELGMALYREGTLTEAIEQFEKAVECSARFAPGHYMLGETFRKLGRFSEAISAYDELLRLNPKDVDAWVRLGECNLQLDFLDAAREAIGRALVINPEHREAQYLSKHLGEIQTPHKPGF from the coding sequence ATGGATTGTCCCAAATGTCAGGCTGCGGTATCTCAGCGTGCTCGATTTTGCGATCAGTGCGGGACCAATCTGGTCAATAATGCCGAGTTCCTGCATCAGAAGGCCCTCGACCATTATCACCGCGGGCTCATCGACGAGGCCGTGACTCTCTGGGATCAGTCGGTCTCCCTCGATCCGGGTTTCAGCAAGGGGTTTTACTACAAGGGTCTGGCTCTTTACGACCGCGGCGAGCTTCAGGCGGCGGTGGATTCCTTCAAGACGGCACTGGCCGGGGAAAAGGAGCCCTTCCGGGTCTATTTCAAGCTGGGACTGGCGCAGTACGGTCTCGGGGACCTGGCCGGGAGTATCGAGAGTTTCCAAAAGGCGATCGAGATCAATCCCGGCAGCGCCGAAACCCACTATCGCCTCGGGCTTTCCTTTCTCCGTCGCTCCGATCTCGATCTGGCACTGCAGGCTCTCGAGGGTGCCATCCGGATCAATCCCGAGTACACCCGGGCGCTTTACACCATCGGCATGGTCCTTTCGCAAAAGGGGGAGTACCAGCAGGCGATCAGCCAATTCCGCAAGGTCGAGGAGATTAGCCCCTCCTACACGGCTGCGCGATTCGAACTCGGCATGGCCTTGTACCGCGAAGGGACTTTGACGGAGGCGATCGAGCAGTTCGAGAAAGCCGTCGAGTGCAGCGCACGTTTTGCTCCGGGGCACTACATGCTTGGCGAGACCTTCCGGAAACTCGGACGGTTCAGCGAAGCGATCAGCGCCTACGACGAGCTTCTCAGGCTCAATCCCAAGGATGTGGATGCCTGGGTTCGCCTCGGCGAGTGCAATTTGCAGCTCGATTTCCTCGACGCTGCGCGGGAGGCCATCGGCAGGGCCCTGGTCATCAACCCGGAGCATCGGGAGGCCCAGTACCTGAGCAAGCATCTGGGGGAGATTCAGACTCCCCATAAACCAGGTTTTTAG
- the nuoH gene encoding NADH-quinone oxidoreductase subunit NuoH, with protein sequence MLSLSDQPLWFLVAMLVKILVVFVVVLLIVAYTTWVERKVIGHMQTRLGPMETGWHGLLQPIADGLKLFFKEDIIPSEASKVSFILAPMMILVPAFITVAVIPFGPDIVVGGYVIPMQITDLNVGMLYILAMAGLGVYGIVLAGWASNSKYSLLGGLRSSAQMVSYELAAGMAIVAVFMLSETLSLKGIVAAQMQEFPIAALSFLPNWYIFSQPLAFCLFVICGMAEINRTPFDLPEAETELVSGFCTEYSSMKYALFFMAEYANMVVIAAIAATLFLGGWDGPFPGVINILIKIFGFMFFFIWVRATVPRVRYDQLMYMGWKIFLPLALANIVITGAVVVFW encoded by the coding sequence ATGTTGAGCCTGTCGGACCAGCCGCTGTGGTTCCTCGTCGCAATGTTGGTGAAGATTCTTGTGGTCTTCGTTGTGGTCCTGCTGATCGTCGCCTACACCACCTGGGTGGAGCGCAAGGTCATCGGTCACATGCAGACCCGCCTCGGGCCGATGGAAACCGGCTGGCATGGACTGCTGCAGCCGATCGCCGATGGTCTCAAGCTGTTCTTCAAGGAGGACATCATCCCCAGCGAGGCGAGCAAGGTCTCCTTCATCCTTGCTCCCATGATGATCCTGGTCCCCGCCTTTATCACCGTGGCGGTCATCCCCTTCGGACCGGATATTGTCGTCGGCGGTTATGTCATCCCCATGCAGATCACCGACCTCAACGTGGGGATGCTCTACATCCTCGCCATGGCGGGGCTCGGGGTCTACGGCATCGTTCTCGCCGGATGGGCCTCGAACAGCAAGTATTCTCTTCTCGGCGGCCTGCGCTCGTCGGCGCAGATGGTCTCCTATGAACTCGCCGCAGGAATGGCCATCGTGGCGGTCTTCATGCTCTCCGAAACCCTGAGCCTGAAGGGGATCGTCGCCGCGCAGATGCAGGAATTTCCCATCGCCGCGCTTTCCTTCCTTCCCAACTGGTACATCTTCTCCCAGCCTCTGGCCTTCTGCCTCTTCGTGATCTGCGGCATGGCCGAAATCAACCGGACCCCCTTCGACCTCCCCGAGGCCGAAACCGAGCTGGTCTCCGGCTTCTGCACCGAATATTCCTCCATGAAATACGCGCTCTTCTTCATGGCTGAATATGCCAACATGGTGGTCATCGCCGCCATTGCCGCAACCCTGTTCCTCGGCGGCTGGGACGGACCCTTCCCCGGCGTCATCAATATCCTGATCAAGATCTTCGGCTTCATGTTCTTCTTTATCTGGGTTCGCGCTACCGTCCCGCGTGTCCGCTACGACCAGCTCATGTA